One stretch of Segatella copri DNA includes these proteins:
- a CDS encoding S24/S26 family peptidase, which produces MNISDSKYKAIAALEQFIREGRPVKFPVKGTSMLPFIVGGRDCVEFYPVEGELKVGDIVMARVEEGYPVVHRIIGIEPVTGAASPASFSADDCRIVLTGDGNLGFKEHCLRKDVIAKAHAVICPDGSRKSLISQKALRNWHRWQRLRPVRRVLLKIIKLYIRLSYKN; this is translated from the coding sequence ATGAATATATCCGATTCAAAATATAAGGCAATAGCCGCGCTCGAGCAATTCATCCGTGAAGGTCGTCCTGTCAAGTTTCCGGTCAAGGGCACCAGCATGCTTCCCTTTATCGTAGGTGGTAGAGATTGCGTAGAATTCTATCCGGTAGAAGGCGAGTTGAAGGTGGGCGATATTGTGATGGCGAGGGTAGAAGAAGGCTATCCGGTGGTGCATCGCATCATCGGGATAGAGCCTGTTACAGGAGCAGCTTCCCCCGCATCCTTTTCTGCAGATGATTGCCGTATCGTGCTGACGGGCGATGGAAATCTCGGTTTTAAGGAGCATTGCCTGCGCAAGGATGTCATTGCGAAGGCGCATGCTGTCATCTGTCCCGATGGCAGCCGCAAGAGTCTCATCTCGCAGAAAGCGCTCAGAAACTGGCACAGATGGCAGAGGTTGAGGCCTGTGCGTAGGGTCTTGCTTAAAATAATCAAGCTCTATATCCGTTTATCATATAAAAACTAA
- a CDS encoding PqqD family protein, with amino-acid sequence MKIKNDFKLREICGEYVVTAEGMQAVDFTKLISLNETAAFLWKAAEKQGEFTIASLAQALCDEYDVVMAQAEKDCEAIIAQWQKEGLV; translated from the coding sequence ATGAAGATCAAGAACGATTTCAAGCTCCGCGAAATTTGCGGTGAGTATGTGGTAACAGCCGAAGGTATGCAGGCAGTAGACTTTACCAAGTTGATCAGTCTCAACGAAACAGCTGCGTTTCTTTGGAAGGCGGCTGAGAAACAGGGTGAATTTACGATAGCTTCGTTGGCTCAGGCTCTGTGCGATGAGTATGATGTAGTCATGGCTCAGGCAGAAAAAGACTGCGAGGCGATTATTGCTCAGTGGCAGAAAGAGGGACTGGTATGA
- the glmM gene encoding phosphoglucosamine mutase encodes MTLIKSISGIRGTIGGPAGDTLNPLDIVKFTSAYATFIRRSGASESNTIVVGRDARISGEMVKNVVCGTLMGMGYDVLNIGLATTPTTELAVTMSGAAGGIIITASHNPRQWNALKLLNEKGEFLTAANGNEVLGIAEKEDFDYADVDHLGKYTEDNTFNKRHIDSVLALKLVDVEAIKNAHFKVCVDSINSVGGVILPELLDALGVAYTFLNGEPTGDFAHNPEPLEKNLGGIMDELKKGGYDMGIVVDPDVDRLAFICEDGKMFGEEYTLVSVADYVLSKTPGNTVSNLSSTRALRDVTAKHGGKYTAAAVGEVNVTTKMKDVHAVIGGEGNGGVIYPESHYGRDALVGIALFLSSLAHKGCKVSELRASFPNYFIAKNRIDLTPLTDVDAILVKVKEMYGKEKDVTVTDIDGVKLDFPDKWVHLRKSNTEPIIRVYSEASTMAQADELGKKLMQVVYDMQ; translated from the coding sequence ATGACACTGATTAAGTCAATTTCTGGTATCCGCGGTACTATCGGCGGTCCAGCGGGCGATACTTTGAATCCGCTCGATATCGTAAAGTTCACTTCAGCATACGCTACCTTCATTCGCCGTAGCGGTGCTTCAGAGAGTAATACCATCGTTGTAGGCCGTGATGCGCGCATCTCTGGCGAGATGGTAAAGAATGTGGTTTGTGGAACCCTCATGGGTATGGGCTACGATGTATTGAACATCGGTCTGGCTACTACTCCTACCACCGAACTTGCTGTTACCATGAGTGGTGCGGCCGGCGGTATCATCATCACAGCTTCTCACAACCCACGCCAGTGGAATGCCCTCAAGCTCCTCAACGAGAAGGGTGAGTTCCTCACAGCAGCTAATGGTAACGAGGTGCTGGGTATCGCAGAGAAGGAAGACTTCGACTATGCGGATGTGGATCATCTCGGAAAATATACTGAAGACAATACCTTCAACAAGCGCCATATCGACTCCGTACTTGCTTTGAAGCTCGTAGATGTCGAAGCAATCAAGAATGCCCACTTCAAGGTTTGTGTAGATTCCATCAACTCAGTGGGTGGCGTTATTCTTCCAGAGTTGCTCGATGCGCTCGGTGTAGCATATACTTTCCTCAATGGTGAGCCTACAGGCGACTTCGCTCATAATCCGGAGCCATTGGAGAAGAACCTCGGTGGTATCATGGATGAGTTGAAGAAGGGTGGCTACGATATGGGTATCGTTGTAGACCCTGATGTTGACCGTCTGGCTTTCATCTGCGAAGATGGCAAGATGTTTGGCGAAGAGTATACCTTGGTAAGTGTGGCAGATTACGTATTGAGCAAGACTCCAGGCAATACCGTCAGCAACCTTTCATCTACCCGTGCCCTCCGTGATGTTACCGCGAAGCATGGTGGCAAGTACACTGCAGCTGCTGTAGGCGAGGTGAATGTAACTACCAAGATGAAGGATGTTCACGCTGTTATCGGTGGTGAAGGCAATGGTGGAGTTATCTATCCAGAGAGCCATTACGGTCGTGATGCCCTCGTTGGTATCGCCCTCTTCCTGAGCAGTCTGGCTCACAAGGGCTGCAAGGTGAGCGAACTCCGTGCCAGCTTCCCTAACTATTTCATCGCCAAGAACCGCATCGACCTGACTCCATTGACCGATGTAGATGCTATCCTCGTGAAGGTTAAGGAGATGTATGGTAAGGAAAAGGATGTCACCGTAACAGATATCGATGGCGTCAAGCTTGATTTCCCTGACAAGTGGGTTCACCTCCGCAAGAGTAATACCGAGCCTATTATCCGCGTATATAGTGAGGCTTCTACCATGGCGCAGGCTGATGAACTGGGCAAGAAGCTCATGCAGGTGGTTTACGATATGCAGTAA
- a CDS encoding Rpn family recombination-promoting nuclease/putative transposase translates to MKQVEERYISLLTDFGFDRLFEEAEIAKFTPQEMREYETSKMAYRDIKNSVDTAKREGIAEGMEKGMNQKALDIARNMLADGVDLNLIMKYSCLTQEQIEKLK, encoded by the coding sequence ATGAAACAGGTAGAAGAAAGATACATCAGCTTGCTGACCGATTTCGGCTTCGACCGTCTCTTCGAGGAAGCCGAGATAGCCAAGTTTACTCCTCAGGAAATGAGGGAGTACGAGACCAGCAAGATGGCATATCGCGACATCAAGAATTCCGTAGACACTGCTAAGCGTGAAGGTATAGCTGAAGGTATGGAGAAAGGCATGAACCAGAAAGCCCTTGATATTGCCAGAAATATGCTTGCTGATGGCGTTGACCTCAATCTGATTATGAAGTATTCCTGTCTTACCCAGGAACAGATAGAAAAATTGAAATAA
- a CDS encoding ABC transporter ATP-binding protein encodes MRKYALWFFRQMSAVRGRLLLRIIAGLLQVALGLWLVWLCRRFIDVVIWRGNVLRETIVLFSVIALLIALRQLVFYLSGITEVILQNDMRSRLFRFVLGRKLYAVKHQAEAGPGKPASDMLSGDISQRLERDLSSASSVVTDILPTIVVTLVQLFGAFFLMRSIDSILAWSLLVLTPVVAVCAKYLGSRLKKMTLAIREEESSIQMMIQETVEHELTIKTLQAESTVSGRVGSMQQRLHHLVRRRIRFTLISRLLLAFTFSYGYFGAFVYGAIQLKNGLITFGVMTAFLQLVGQIQSPIMSLLGMIPQLIHASASVDRLVEIENTEQEESLVQADASIPLQRACGIRLQDVSYSYPDERKKVVVSHFSYDFRPATSVAIVGETGCGKTTILRLLSSIIQPDSGRIVLYDALGKETEGTGMRSHIVYIEQGNTLMSGTIRDNLLLANPVATDEQLTEALHVACADFVFSLPAGMDTKIGEHATRLSGGQAQRIAIARSLLREGNILLLDEISSSLDAETEKLLFDRLFTSYADKTIICVTHRKEVADRCQEQIRL; translated from the coding sequence ATGAGGAAGTATGCACTTTGGTTTTTTCGCCAGATGTCTGCAGTCCGTGGACGTTTGCTGTTGCGCATCATCGCCGGTCTTCTGCAGGTAGCATTAGGTTTGTGGCTCGTCTGGCTGTGTCGCCGGTTCATCGATGTGGTGATCTGGCGTGGCAATGTGCTGCGCGAAACCATCGTGCTTTTTTCAGTCATCGCCCTGCTGATAGCCCTTCGCCAGCTGGTATTCTATCTTTCCGGCATCACCGAGGTTATCCTCCAGAATGATATGCGTAGCCGCCTCTTCCGGTTTGTGCTGGGCAGGAAACTCTATGCCGTTAAGCATCAGGCTGAGGCTGGTCCCGGAAAGCCTGCTTCTGATATGCTTTCCGGCGACATCAGCCAGCGTTTGGAGCGCGATCTCTCATCAGCCTCTTCGGTAGTTACGGATATCCTGCCCACAATCGTAGTCACCCTGGTGCAGCTCTTCGGTGCCTTCTTCCTGATGCGTTCTATCGATTCCATTCTGGCATGGAGTCTTCTGGTGTTGACACCGGTAGTTGCAGTCTGTGCCAAGTATCTCGGCAGCCGACTCAAGAAGATGACGCTGGCGATACGCGAGGAGGAGAGCAGCATACAGATGATGATTCAGGAGACGGTAGAACATGAACTCACCATCAAAACCTTGCAGGCAGAGAGCACGGTTTCCGGTAGGGTAGGCAGCATGCAGCAGCGTTTGCATCATCTGGTCCGCCGTAGAATCCGTTTTACGTTGATATCCCGTCTGCTCCTGGCTTTCACCTTCAGTTACGGCTATTTCGGAGCCTTTGTCTATGGTGCCATCCAACTCAAGAACGGGTTGATAACCTTTGGCGTGATGACCGCCTTCCTGCAGTTGGTGGGTCAGATACAGAGTCCTATCATGTCGCTCTTGGGCATGATTCCCCAGCTGATTCATGCATCAGCGAGTGTAGACCGGTTGGTAGAGATTGAAAATACCGAGCAGGAGGAATCTCTGGTACAGGCAGATGCTTCTATCCCTTTGCAGCGTGCTTGCGGCATCCGTCTTCAGGATGTGAGTTATTCATATCCCGATGAGCGAAAGAAAGTTGTTGTCAGTCATTTCTCTTATGATTTCCGTCCCGCCACATCTGTGGCGATAGTAGGAGAAACCGGTTGTGGCAAGACCACCATCCTGCGCCTGCTGTCGAGTATCATCCAGCCCGATAGCGGAAGGATAGTATTGTATGATGCCCTGGGCAAAGAGACAGAAGGAACCGGCATGCGTTCGCATATCGTGTATATAGAGCAGGGTAATACGCTGATGAGCGGAACCATTCGCGATAATCTTCTTCTTGCCAATCCCGTGGCTACCGATGAGCAGCTTACCGAAGCCCTTCATGTAGCCTGTGCCGATTTCGTTTTCAGTTTGCCGGCAGGTATGGATACGAAGATAGGAGAGCATGCCACCCGTTTGAGTGGCGGTCAGGCACAGCGCATTGCTATAGCCCGCAGTCTTTTGCGCGAAGGTAACATTCTGTTGCTTGATGAAATCAGCTCATCGCTGGATGCCGAAACCGAGAAGCTTCTTTTCGACCGCCTCTTTACTTCGTATGCCGATAAGACTATTATCTGTGTTACGCATAGGAAGGAGGTGGCAGACAGATGCCAGGAGCAGATACGGCTGTGA